A stretch of Longimicrobium sp. DNA encodes these proteins:
- a CDS encoding N-6 DNA methylase has protein sequence MSAPRTVEESLLQPAERLLNRITSGAGAETNQARISILEAAASRLGSFNLSGYRSIAGAQRPLSTSASLAAADQLVTSLLRLPFHPSLALTALARPVLGTLDRRKTGAYYTDYRLAQYLASLVARREDLTVIDPASGTGILLVAVALRLCGSNSGARSTFVRRCVHAADLSEEALQGVALALASLTSDLGAVEEMLPRLKRTDSLLDGPAAWAREAPEGFGLVIGNPPWEKLKVTRHEFDAANGAAVHYGADRFSDADASPALAEEKERLVAYRDQVAAGLTMQGSGESDLYKAFLELSLQLAAPGGEVALLLPAGLIRSQGTGELRKSLLRSALHLGLTIFENRARFFSIDTRFKFLAVHAVKSQDRPGRSLTLTHASATDGEIRAAPAIRISRPALAVVRPDLSVPELRSRAEWRMFRRMARNGRPFGADDAIWKPKIVREVDMTRDRALFARTLADGRFPLVEGRMVHQHRFGAKAYVSGTGRRAIWSPLPPGTGTVAPQFWIDPGKLRKAVRLRCEQPRVGFCDVTGQTNERSILAARIPARVVCGNKVPTITFDNPRLSASERNALGYLWLATANSIALDWFARRVITTSVNYFLLLALPFPDYDLDSLAAQRLVSLARQLERADQQLGQPDPWALAELRAEIDVHVLTAYRLGVHHLRLMLDDFPLLDRAQPPLEGESRSTVTRDLVMARAAELAGSDPGEHGRRAALARARGAIPYFPSEFGVFDPIPDEEDEVNYG, from the coding sequence GTGAGCGCGCCGAGGACAGTCGAGGAGAGCCTGCTCCAACCCGCCGAGCGGCTTCTCAACCGCATCACGTCCGGAGCGGGCGCCGAAACTAACCAGGCTCGCATCTCAATCCTTGAGGCCGCAGCCAGCCGCCTCGGCAGCTTCAACCTCTCGGGCTACCGGAGCATCGCTGGCGCGCAGCGACCCCTCTCCACCTCCGCATCGCTTGCGGCTGCGGACCAGCTCGTCACGAGTCTCCTCCGTCTGCCTTTCCATCCCTCCCTAGCGCTGACGGCACTCGCCCGGCCTGTACTCGGGACGTTAGATCGAAGAAAGACCGGAGCATACTACACCGATTACCGGCTCGCCCAGTATCTCGCCAGCCTCGTCGCGAGGCGAGAAGACCTCACCGTAATTGATCCCGCGTCCGGGACCGGCATCCTCCTAGTGGCCGTCGCGCTGCGGCTCTGCGGCAGCAACAGCGGCGCTCGATCCACCTTCGTGCGGAGGTGCGTGCACGCAGCGGATCTTTCCGAGGAAGCACTCCAGGGAGTCGCGCTGGCGCTCGCGTCCCTTACGTCGGACCTCGGCGCGGTCGAGGAGATGCTCCCGCGGCTGAAACGGACCGACAGCCTGCTGGATGGCCCAGCCGCATGGGCCAGGGAAGCTCCTGAGGGGTTCGGGCTGGTGATCGGCAACCCACCTTGGGAAAAGCTCAAGGTTACGCGCCACGAATTCGACGCGGCGAACGGCGCGGCGGTTCACTATGGGGCGGACCGGTTTTCAGACGCCGATGCCTCTCCCGCGCTCGCGGAGGAGAAGGAAAGGTTGGTGGCCTATCGCGACCAGGTTGCCGCCGGTCTCACGATGCAGGGCTCTGGCGAATCCGACCTCTACAAGGCCTTCCTGGAGCTCTCGCTGCAGCTCGCGGCACCAGGCGGGGAAGTCGCGCTTCTGCTCCCGGCCGGCCTTATCCGGTCACAGGGCACCGGGGAACTGAGGAAGTCGCTCTTGCGTTCGGCGTTGCACCTCGGCCTGACCATCTTCGAAAACCGGGCGAGGTTCTTCTCGATCGATACGCGCTTCAAGTTCCTCGCAGTCCACGCGGTGAAGAGTCAGGACAGGCCGGGGCGTTCACTCACCCTGACGCACGCGTCTGCGACCGACGGCGAAATTCGCGCAGCTCCGGCGATCCGCATCAGCCGCCCCGCGCTCGCCGTCGTCAGGCCCGACCTTTCCGTTCCTGAGCTCCGAAGCCGCGCCGAGTGGCGGATGTTCCGCCGGATGGCACGCAACGGCAGACCGTTCGGCGCGGACGACGCCATATGGAAACCGAAGATCGTACGGGAAGTAGACATGACGCGCGACCGCGCGCTCTTCGCCCGTACGCTGGCCGACGGCCGCTTTCCACTGGTGGAAGGACGCATGGTCCACCAGCACCGGTTCGGTGCGAAGGCGTACGTCTCCGGTACAGGTCGAAGGGCGATCTGGTCTCCCCTGCCGCCAGGCACCGGCACAGTCGCACCTCAGTTCTGGATCGACCCGGGAAAACTGCGGAAGGCAGTTCGACTGCGGTGTGAGCAACCTCGAGTTGGCTTCTGTGACGTTACAGGGCAGACAAACGAACGGTCGATCCTCGCCGCCCGAATTCCTGCGCGAGTCGTGTGCGGGAACAAGGTCCCGACGATCACGTTCGACAATCCCCGGCTTTCCGCTTCCGAGCGCAATGCGCTCGGCTACCTCTGGCTGGCGACTGCCAACAGCATAGCGTTGGACTGGTTCGCGCGGCGTGTGATCACGACGTCAGTCAACTACTTCCTCCTACTGGCGCTGCCATTCCCGGATTACGATCTCGACAGCCTCGCCGCTCAGCGGCTGGTCTCGCTGGCTCGTCAGCTCGAACGGGCAGACCAGCAGCTCGGGCAGCCGGATCCATGGGCCTTGGCCGAGCTGCGCGCCGAGATCGACGTGCACGTGCTCACGGCTTATCGGCTCGGAGTTCACCACCTGCGTCTGATGCTGGATGATTTCCCACTCCTAGACCGTGCGCAGCCACCACTCGAAGGCGAGTCGCGGTCCACCGTGACTCGCGATCTGGTGATGGCGAGGGCTGCGGAGCTCGCCGGCAGTGATCCCGGCGAGCACGGACGACGCGCCGCTCTGGCGAGGGCGCGCGGCGCAATCCCATACTTCCCCTCCGAGTTTGG
- a CDS encoding DNA adenine methylase, with product MPGTSTARSKRTVSDWAAPRGRGASARDIGSSIRYLGSKARVAGEILRIVGPPPNPGSSFVDAFAGTGIVGREAAMQGWSVRLNDHLLCSSIMAAGVLVSSSEAAFDLFGGYAAAVRILNSSTPEQGFLWREYSPASAAFAPVTRTYFTEENAAFIDGARKLIARWSAAGLLTSAEERLLIADLLAAASRVANTAGTFGCFLREWMPNALQPAKLVTRDLLSHTGRVEVLNTDVHKVPMGPSDVAYFDPPYTKRQYAAYYHVLETIAHGDEPVVDGVTGLRPWRAKASDFCYRSRALTSIKRLVDGCSAQRILLSYSSEGHVDLDSLRVALAGLGDLKVHALGEIGRYAPNTEARRAGSTVSEYLLELNKPEGRLEQAA from the coding sequence ATGCCAGGCACATCGACCGCCCGTTCCAAGCGCACCGTCTCAGACTGGGCGGCCCCGCGCGGACGTGGTGCGAGCGCACGCGATATCGGCTCCAGCATCCGCTACCTCGGATCTAAGGCCCGAGTCGCCGGCGAGATCCTGCGGATCGTGGGCCCTCCGCCCAACCCGGGCTCATCCTTCGTGGACGCATTTGCCGGGACCGGCATCGTCGGCCGCGAGGCTGCAATGCAGGGCTGGTCCGTGCGCCTGAACGATCACCTCCTGTGCTCCAGCATCATGGCCGCGGGTGTGCTCGTCTCATCTTCGGAAGCAGCGTTCGATCTCTTCGGCGGGTACGCCGCAGCCGTTCGGATCTTGAACTCCTCCACGCCGGAGCAAGGTTTCCTCTGGCGCGAATACAGCCCTGCTTCCGCAGCCTTCGCCCCGGTCACGCGCACCTACTTCACCGAAGAGAACGCCGCGTTCATCGACGGCGCGAGGAAGTTGATCGCCCGCTGGTCCGCTGCCGGGTTGCTCACCTCGGCCGAGGAGCGGCTGCTCATCGCTGATTTGCTTGCCGCAGCGAGCCGGGTGGCCAACACGGCGGGGACGTTCGGTTGCTTCCTCCGCGAGTGGATGCCAAACGCGCTTCAGCCTGCCAAGTTGGTGACCCGCGATCTACTCTCCCACACGGGGAGAGTCGAGGTCCTCAACACGGATGTTCATAAGGTGCCGATGGGCCCTAGCGACGTGGCGTACTTCGATCCGCCGTACACCAAGCGTCAATACGCCGCGTACTACCACGTACTGGAAACCATCGCCCATGGCGACGAGCCGGTCGTTGACGGCGTGACAGGTCTCCGGCCATGGCGGGCGAAAGCCTCCGACTTCTGCTACCGTTCCCGCGCCCTGACGTCGATAAAGCGGCTGGTGGACGGGTGCTCAGCCCAGAGGATCCTTCTCTCCTACAGCTCCGAGGGACATGTCGACCTCGACAGCCTTCGCGTCGCGCTCGCGGGGCTCGGGGATCTGAAGGTGCATGCGCTCGGCGAGATCGGACGGTACGCACCCAACACCGAGGCGCGGCGCGCGGGGTCGACGGTGAGCGAGTACCTGCTCGAACTGAATAAACCGGAGGGGCGGTTGGAGCAGGCAGCGTGA